The Neofelis nebulosa isolate mNeoNeb1 chromosome 1, mNeoNeb1.pri, whole genome shotgun sequence sequence atttgtcatgatgagcactgagggatgtatggaattgctgaatcactgtatggtgcacctgaaactaatattacaccgaATGTTAACtacttggaatttaaataaattaaaacacaaccaAACAAAAAGTTGTCTGTTCCTCtactttgtttatgtttttatgttggtGTGGTCTATCgttggtctgtctgtctgtctgtctctgtcttattGTAAGTGATTTGTAATGGCCCTCATATAATAAGGCAGTAAGTAGATGGATGCTTGGCCTGACGTTCATATTGAAAACATCTCCCTGCTTGGTTGTTTGCCTTTTAACTTTGCTCATGATGCTGTTGAACAGAAGCTTGAAATAACTACCTTCAGATCCTGTGGTCTTTCCTCAATTATTTCTGCCTTTCATGTCATGCTTCTTTTCCACGTTCTCTCtggttgtaaatatttatttaaaaaagttttaaaaatatttatttctaagagagagagaaagagcatgaacaggggagggtcagagagagagagagagagagagagagacagtatctGAGGCAGACTACatggttctgagctgtcagcacagagcccgatgtggggctcaaactcaggaactgcgagatcatgactgggctgaagttggatgctttacaaactaagccacccaggctcccctacagttttgttttttacatggaAATCTATATTTggtctgaaatttattttggttactgttttcactttttacgTGAAGAATACGTAtcactttttcaaaataagaaaaattcttaaagtttACTCCGTGACCAGAGGAATAAGGGGCACATCTTCATAAACCAGTCAAATCaacagagagaattccagagcGCCAAATGATCGTTGCTAAGACGTCAGCCAGAATTAGCTTCCAGAGTGCTTGGCCTTGGGGTGTGTTGTTCTTGAAGCAGCTTCTCTACTGGGGTGTGGGCACCTTACCCATTGACTCCAGCCCAGAGTGAGTTCTCTCCCTTTCAACATCTAAGGCcatgagggtgggggtgggtcccACTCCAATTTGCCACCCTGCATCTCAGCCCTGGCCCTTGCCTTTTCAGTTCCTATGTCTTATCTTAACAAAGCTATCAGATCCTAAGGCAGCCCAGACCCTCATCTCTCTTTATAAATCCCTCGATGCCTGGCATAGTGCTAGGCTTCGGCCTGTACTTAATAAACATGTGGTAACTTTGAGGATGGCCATACCCTTCAGCCTCCCTTACCGTGGGCAGAGCACGGGCTTGGGGGCACCACGGGGGCAGAAGGCTCCTGGGGGACATGGCAGACagtcttccatctggctgttgcCTGCTTGAGAGCTGTAGGTGCCTGCTGGGCAAGGGAACTGGGTGCTCCACATTGTACCTGTTTCAGAAAGAAGGAGGGGTctcaggagggaagaggggggccAGGGCTGCATTATGCAGGCACAGTAGCTTCTCACCCTACTGCCTGGGGACAGTTCCTCAACAGAGGccactggggaaggggcagggagcagggggtgCCACTCACCTGGGATCAGCCTTGTCTGGACTCATACCCTGAGAATCCCCAGTCAGGATGCTCAGCAGCTGAGCAGTCTTGGCCCTACTCTCAGGAAGGTTCTCTTGAAATCTAACCTTAGTATGGCAGGCTGGCTCATGGCTTTCTCTTCTGGCACTCACCTGTGACCTTGCAGAGCAGACCCTGGCCCCACTCACCTTGTGGGCAGTAATGCCCAGCTTTGCATGTCCCTGAGGGAAGCTGGGCTCCAGTGACACAGAACCAGCCCCTGGGACAAGGTACACACTCCTCGACTGCTGTTAGTCCAGTCTGGTTACTCCAGGTGCCTGGGGGACACTGGAACTGGGTCGGCCGTTTGGTGCCCAGAGGGCAATAATGGCCAGCTGGACAGGGGATAGGGGGCCAGTTTGGACTTCCAGTTCCTGAAAACACAATCTTGAATTAGACCCGGAGGAGCAGCACCCCCTCCAGCTACATCCCTCTGGTAAGTGGCAGGGACATGGGCTGGGGCCTGGCATTGGGTGAAAGGGGCATCTAGGTCAGCAGCGGCCCAAGGCTACCTGAGGCAGCATGGTGGGAACGCAATGATCTTCATGGTCCCATCCTCGGACACCCTAAGTGAGGTGAACCATGATCTTTGTGCGAAAACAAAGGGTTATGGGTCAGGGTCTATTTTCCTGGCCTTCCTTGCCTAGGAGTGGAGATGGTTCTTCACCCAAAAAGGCAGGGTCCAATAGGCAGCAAGGCTGCCTTTCCCCCTTTTCACTCACCCCTAGGACAGGCTACTCCCGAGGGGCAGACCTCACACTGTGacaggtcagagaggttgttgcgGCTGCTGAATGTCCCGGGTGGGCAGGCATGGGTGGGAGCATTGGGGCTGGAAGAGCCCACAGGGCACACATACCTATGACAACCAAGGAGCACCCATCAGCCTGGGTAATCACAGGGAAATCCCATTGTGCCTGCTGGCCTCTGTGGCTTTGTTGCAGTAACCTCCCTGTGCCCCTTTCTCCCCGTGGGAAAGACAGGAGTTACCTAGCTGCCTCCAGCTCATGCTCAGGCCCCGGTGCTCCTGGGGAGGGTCCTGGAGCCTGGGGCTGGAGTGACACTGAGCCCtgatggggaggcaggggcccTCCCAGGACACAGAGGTGGGTGGATGTTTGCTGAATCCCCACCTGAATCTGAGGGTCTGACTCCTGAACGATGGTAAGGGGAGGACTCTGAGCCCCCATCCAGTCACCTCTATATCATTGAGAAATCAAAGTTCCTTACCCCGGTGTGCACTCTGCATCTGGCTGAGTCAGCCCAGCCTGGGTACAGGCCTTGCCTGCTGGGCATGGAACGCAGTCTGTGGTTTCATCCTGGCCTGGATTCGGGCTAAATGTGCCTGGCTGGCATGGGATGggttgggtggcttggttggggCAGAAGTAACCCGCTGGGCACTGCAGACACTGGCTGAGAACTGGGGAGAGAACAGCCCACATCACTGCAGTTCTCTCCGAAGCACCTGCTTTGCTGGcctcaaaaggaaaacaatgaatgCTTCCCAGGCCCTGGTGGGTCTGATCCTCCTGTGGGCCTGGGAGTGCAGGGAGGAGGGTTGCCATCGGCATTTACCAAGGTGcagagttgggtggggggggagcccTTTCCTCTCCATGCAGAGACCAGTGGCTTCCTTGCTCTCTCAGTGCTGCAGGTTTCAGGGGGCTCCCACTGCCTCAGCAGCACCGCCCACAGACGACTATGACAGGGAGTCTCCTAGCTTCTCAAACTCCCATCTtcctttctataaaatgggattacAACAACACAGCTTCCCAGGCTTGCTGTGACAACACTGTGCAATGTGACAGAGCCCCTGTGCAGTACTGGGCACCCGGCAAGTCTTCGTGAGTCCTAGTTTCAACATCACAGCATCACAGTTCCAACACCCTGGGGAGAAAGGAAGCTTTCCGGCTGCTGTGGCTCACACCAGACCTATCTTCACTTTCTTGGAGGCTGGGTCACTTCCCTAGTTCTGCTGTTTCTGTTGCTCTGTCTCAGTGTGGGACAGCCTCTGCCCTCGCTCTGTCCTCACATGGGAACTGGGGCTCCTAGTAGGGGAGTTAATGTGTGACCACGGGTGATGCTGCTGGACCCTTGCTCCTCGTTCTCCAACTCCTGGGACCTGCAGAGGAAATGACTCCTTCCTACTCAGCTATCTCACCTGAGTGCCCACTTTGGCCCTATCCTCCAGGGGCTGGTTCTGGTGGGGGCTGGTCTTGGCCCTGGGCTGCAGAGGAAGCATCACACTTTCCTCCATGGCTCCGAGGAATGGCCCAGGGAGTTGGTGGCTTCAGAACTTCACAGAAAAGTAGCTGAGAGGCTCCGTCACAGAAATCTGTTTCCTTGAACCACTTACCAGGGATCCAGCCCTGTCTCCAGTTAACAGCCTCAGAATTGGGCAAAATGGAGGCTGTGAGGAATTtgtccctgcctctttctcttcctttcaaaacCATCCAACATCCATCCATGTGGACTTCAGGGCATTCTTGGGGTGTTACAAAGTAATGAGACAGATGTGGGTTTGCACTGTGACCTCACTCTATGTGACCCAAGCCACTTAATTGACCTCTGAAGTTCAGAGGGGATTATGAGCCCCAGATCATAATCGGTGGTGTTCGATGGTGTTATGTGAGCTAACACATGTGAGAACActtagtgcagagtctgacacccAAGAGGtgctccagccccaccccactaTGCTTGGGCCTTTCCTCACCTGCCAGGTCAAACCTGTACTGTGTTCCATGAGTCACAGACTCAGGATGTCAGAGCTTGGAGGGGCCTCAAGTGTCACCCAGCCCATGGCAAGTAAACTTGTGCTCAGAACTGTTGCAGAGTTGTGACAAATGGGAAGCAGGAAGATGTTTGTGGCCGTTTATATTTTTCTGGAGAAATCCTGTATTGGCTTTTGGAGATAGCACTAAAAGAATAAGCAGTGGAGAGCTTGCAGGCAAGGGGAGAGAACTGTTTGGGCTAAGGGACAGGCAAGCGGGCAGTGAGACCTATTGTGTGCAGGGAGCAGTGGCCTAGGGCCCATGATGTGGTGGGTCTCTTGGGTATTCAGGGCCCCCCAACACCACACACCATTATCGCTGATGGCAGTGGCCCTGTCCGAAGGCCAGCAGCTGGATTGGCGGGTGCCCTCCTATCCCATACAGCACTGTGTGTGGGGCTGAAGTTCAGGAGCCTCAACTCTGCCCGGGCTTGCAGGGGAGGGCATCAGCCCTGTGTTGTCTTGACACCTGGGTTCTGGTCCTGGTTTCGCTGCCAAAATTAGATGATCCTGGGGAGCGAGTGAGCTTCCTGAGCCCCCAAATCGTTACATCCTCAGGGTGGTCACAAGCTCTCCTCAACCACCACTGGCTGTCACAAGCGCTTACATGACAGTGCGTTGTGATCTGTGGTGGTGCGTCTGGTAGtgctggggcgggagggggggaatATTCCCTCAGGACACTGAGTGGTCTGACCTGACAAATACCCCTTTTCTGCCCCAGACTCATTCTTCCAAGGTAATAGGGGACGTTGTTGATGGCGGTGATTATGAGGTCAGAAGCAACTCTTTCCCGAGCACTCAATATGTGCTAGGTTCAGTGCAAGGTCCTTTATATAGATGTCTTGTCTGATGCCCACAGAAGCCTTATAAGGCAAATATTActactgaggcttagagaggtcaaGGAACCTACTGATAGCCCATCAACAGCAGATCTGGACGTGTCCCAATTCCCACATGGTGTTCTCTGTCTGGGCTCCTGACCACTCCTCCCTTGTGCCTACCAGCACTTTCATTCTTCACTTTTAAACTGTTCGTTTCTTTTCTCCATGGGCTCAGTGCTAGTGGTTCCCAGCCACATGACCCCTCTGTCTTTAAACTCTATGTAGAACAATTTGGGCTGCCTTGAACTTCCTGCACATGTCCTGATTTTCCCAGCTGAGCAAAGACAACATGGGGCTCCCAGACCTGGTAGCCTGATGGCGCCTGCTGCATCCTGAGTGGGGCTTTCCTGGTGTTCACCTCTACCAGGGCCTGGAGATGCTGCTGGCTATAGTCAGCGTCATGAAGTATGTATGGTAGACTTTGGATGAGCACCTAATCAGCAAAGTCAGCAACTCACTCTTCCCATTGTACAAACAGCAGACAAAATTCAGAACTGACCTGCTGAGCAGAAGCTGGTGTTGGGGTGGGGTGTCTCCCTCCTGCTTTCAAAGGTCCTGGCCAGGCATGGCATGGTGATGGCACCATCTGGGCAGAAGTGGCCTGTGAAGGGAAGCCATATGGGTGGGTCCCACCAGGACTCAGGGCCTCATCATGGGAGGAGTCTGCAGGCCCTAGGGTGGTGAGTTGGGGGCCCAAGACCAGGCTGGCCTCTGTCGCAATCTATAGCCCAGAGTCCTGGGGTAGCATCACTGCCAGGGAGAAGACCAGAGCAGCAAagtctctgctctctgcttctccaAAAAGCTACTTCCTCTGCTCGAAGGGTTCTCCCTGCCCTCCgtgactgactgact is a genomic window containing:
- the LOC131488957 gene encoding zonadhesin-like isoform X2, which gives rise to MPSHQACRSSLLLFTGTAALCYRSGALCYLLCLIACLPGQDSMAGSSLQCSKDFHYLGGRTAQRPCLTRICSRLPRLRESKDYQCYLPRQEPKAKHTAHVFCPLGYFFIDRVLSCQPRPTGHWPKDSSGRGMEGEPLHLRAEGHFCPDGAITMPCLARTFESRRETPHPNTSFCSAVLSQCLQCPAGYFCPNQATQPIPCQPGTFSPNPGQDETTDCVPCPAGKACTQAGLTQPDAECTPGYVCPVGSSSPNAPTHACPPGTFSSRNNLSDLSQCEVCPSGVACPRGTGSPNWPPIPCPAGHYCPLGTKRPTQFQCPPGTWSNQTGLTAVEECVPCPRGWFCVTGAQLPSGTCKAGHYCPQGTMWSTQFPCPAGTYSSQAGNSQMEDCLPCPPGAFCPRGAPKPVLCPRGTSHQSLGARLAVACVLCPAGHHCPEPGTATPQPCGAGSFSGPGHLWCQKCSGGKLCNQTKLARPIACPPGHYCPAPGLLTIPCPMVRRSPQPSWHLFTCACKGSGAIGPVPVVGVEDTPSL